The following coding sequences lie in one Apium graveolens cultivar Ventura chromosome 1, ASM990537v1, whole genome shotgun sequence genomic window:
- the LOC141668516 gene encoding protein TRAUCO, producing the protein MNPNSVPNPNTPQTQTPLMDNLKPTNQDEEDDDVASSKTLTDTDIKDEPLVSEELSDFDTTHQDFLPKDSPNFTRISDNSDEDEDETETNPVKKHKTLSDEAVVLDTPALKPSLKAAIKKSKKKGNVQCIWTRPSTRKGKKKPKSANNGSNGSGQKEDFVRITPLPRFPDKNDDDPEMKICLSKAYKAEKVELSEDRLSAGSCKGYRMVRSTRGVTEGAWYFEIKVVKLGVTGHTRLGWSTEKGDLQAPVGYDGNSFGYRDLDGCKIHKALREKYGEKGYEQGDVIGFYINLPEGNLYTPKMPEVVWYKGQKYACAPDPKQDPPKVIPGSEISFFKNGICQGVAFKELYGGRYYAAASMYTLPNQPNCVVKFNFGPDFESFPQDFNGRPLPRPMIEVPYHGLDNSYENGKPLAAAPRMFPMLKLVKEQDIKISEDTIE; encoded by the exons ATGAATCCCAATTCTGTACCAAACCCTAACACCCCTCAGACGCAAACCCCCCTTATGGACAACCTTAAGCCCACTAATCAAGACGAGGAAGACGACGATGTTGCCTCCTCAAAAACCCTAACCGACACTGATATCAAAGATGAGCCTCTCGTGTCCGAAGAATTGTCTGATTTCGACACCACCCACCAAGATTTTCTCCCCAAAGATTCCCCCAATTTCACCAGAATCTCCGACAATTCCGATGAAGATGAAGACGAAACTGAAACAAACCCTGTTAAGAAACACAAGACCTTGTCTGATGAAGCGGTGGTTTTGGACACACCGGCGCTTAAACCGAGCTTGAAAGCTGCGATTAAAAAGTCGAAAAAGAAGGGTAATGTTCAGTGTATTTGGACTAGGCCTAGTACGAGAAAGGGGAAGAAGAAGCCCAAGAGTGCGAATAATGGGAGCAATGGGAGTGGTCAGAAGGAGGATTTTGTTAGGATTACTCCGTTGCCGCGGTTTCCTGATAAGAATGATGATGATCCGGAGATGAAGATTTGTCTTTCCAAGGCGTATAAGGCGGAGAAAGTTGAGCTGAGTGAGGATAGATTGAGTGCTGGGAGTTGTAAAGGGTATAGGATGGTGAGGAGTACTAGAGGTGTTACTGAAGGTGCTTGGTATTTCGAGATTAAGGTGGTTAAGTTGGGAGTTACTGGGCATACTAGGCTGGGGTGGTCGACGGAGAAAGGGGATTTGCAGGCTCCGGTTGGGTATGATGGGAATAGTTTTGGGTATAGAGATCTGGATGGGTGTAAGATACATAAGGCTTTGAGAGAGAAGTATGGGGAAAAAGGGTATGAACAAGGTGATGTTATTGGGTTTTATATCAATTTGCCGGAGGGGAATTTGTATACTCCGAAGATGCCTGAAGTTGTTTGGTACAAGGGGCAGAAATATGCTTGTGCACCTGATCCTAAACAGGATCCACCTAAAGTGATTCCTG GAAGTGAGATATCTTTCTTCAAAAATGGGATTTGTCAAGGGGTTGCGTTTAAGGAGCTCTATGGTGGTCGGTACTACGCTGCTGCTTCGATGTACACCCTTCCAAATCAACCTAATTGCGTTGTGAAGTTCAACTTTGGCCCTGATTTTGAATCATTTCCCCAAGACTTTAATGGTCGACCTCTTCCAAGGCCAATGATTGAAGTTCCTTATCATGGCCTTGACAACAGTTATGAGAACG GCAAACCTTTGGCAGCTGCCCCCAGAATGTTCCCAATGCTGAAGTTGGTCAAGGAGCAAGACATTAAAATTTCAGAAGACACAATTGAATAA